A single genomic interval of Roseomonas aeriglobus harbors:
- a CDS encoding PilZ domain-containing protein: protein MPTSATERRDAVRIKVFEVSIITSNGNEYRAHLLDVSDTGARAHCTHAFEVGQQIAVRWDRADRPALVCWTQADGKLGLRYVGT from the coding sequence ATGCCGACCTCCGCCACTGAGCGCCGCGACGCTGTCCGAATCAAAGTGTTTGAGGTGTCGATCATCACTTCGAACGGCAACGAGTATCGCGCGCATCTGCTGGACGTCAGCGACACTGGCGCACGCGCGCATTGCACGCACGCGTTCGAGGTGGGCCAGCAAATTGCCGTACGCTGGGACAGAGCGGATCGGCCTGCGCTGGTATGCTGGACGCAAGCAGATGGTAAGTTAGGGTTGCGGTACGTCGGGACCTGA